A genomic segment from Sulfitobacter mediterraneus encodes:
- a CDS encoding alanine/ornithine racemase family PLP-dependent enzyme — protein MNSPRLEVDLRKLRHNTRTLVERLAVGGIRVTAVTKAVCGHPAIARAMLDGGAVGLAESRLSNAKRLRKAGIDCPITMIRTPMLSQVDDVVKTCAASFNTQTAVISALAAAALRQNKVHGILLMVKMGDLREGIRPDDLGDIAQKVTDMPGVALTGIGANFACMQSIAPTAAKMRALSAMANDVEARCGPSLRTVSGGNSANLPWALGPHATGRINDLRIGEAILLGVDPITGEPIAGLHQDAFTLVAEVIETDAKPMRLLTGKVDHTLVRIRPVPEASDVTRIILALGNQDTDAASLLMPSGCSHIGATSDHLVIGTKDPALCVGAEMRFGMTYSALMRVMVAPDIQIELYNGRPEPTVRNTDGPAKHLALV, from the coding sequence TTGAATAGCCCGCGCCTGGAAGTTGATCTGCGCAAGTTGCGCCACAACACGCGGACCCTTGTCGAACGGTTGGCGGTGGGTGGCATCCGCGTAACGGCGGTAACCAAAGCGGTTTGCGGGCATCCGGCCATTGCGCGTGCCATGCTGGATGGTGGCGCTGTGGGCCTGGCTGAATCGCGTTTGAGCAACGCAAAGCGATTGCGCAAGGCAGGAATAGACTGTCCGATCACGATGATCCGAACTCCGATGCTAAGTCAGGTTGATGATGTCGTAAAAACCTGCGCGGCGAGCTTTAACACACAGACCGCCGTGATCTCGGCTTTGGCCGCCGCTGCGCTGCGCCAAAACAAGGTTCACGGCATTCTTCTGATGGTCAAAATGGGCGACCTCCGCGAAGGGATCAGGCCAGATGATCTGGGCGATATCGCCCAGAAGGTGACGGACATGCCCGGCGTGGCGCTGACGGGTATCGGGGCCAATTTTGCCTGCATGCAAAGCATCGCCCCGACCGCTGCAAAGATGCGGGCCCTGTCGGCCATGGCCAATGATGTCGAGGCAAGATGTGGCCCGTCTCTTCGAACGGTGTCTGGGGGCAATTCTGCGAACCTGCCTTGGGCGCTTGGCCCGCACGCGACAGGCCGGATCAACGATCTGCGCATCGGCGAAGCGATACTGCTTGGTGTTGATCCGATCACGGGGGAGCCGATTGCCGGTCTGCATCAGGACGCCTTCACGCTCGTTGCCGAAGTGATCGAAACGGACGCAAAGCCCATGCGCCTGCTTACCGGCAAGGTGGATCATACCTTGGTTAGAATTCGGCCCGTTCCTGAAGCATCAGATGTCACACGGATCATTCTTGCCCTCGGAAACCAAGACACCGATGCAGCATCGCTTTTGATGCCCTCCGGATGCAGCCATATCGGCGCGACGAGTGATCATCTGGTCATTGGTACGAAAGATCCCGCGCTGTGCGTCGGGGCGGAAATGCGGTTTGGGATGACCTATAGCGCTCTCATGCGCGTCATGGTCGCGCCCGATATTCAGATAGAACTCTACAATGGCCGACCGGAGCCAACGGTGCGCAATACCGATGGCCCAGCAAAACACCTGGCGTTGGTTTGA